The stretch of DNA gcactatggctcacacctgtaatcccagcactttgggaggccgaggtgggcattcAAAATCCTTGCTCTTTCTGAAGTAGACTAGGGGCTTCCCCGAGGGGCAGTCTCACCTCACCCTGAGACCTTTGCATGCCTTGTGGGTAGAAATATTTGATGAGTCCTCTAGGGGCCCTTGGGACCTTGGGCTATGAGGACCAGGAGCATTAGAGGACTGTGCCCCTTCTCCCCACTATAGATTGAAGTAAAGCCCTTGGTGAAGTTCACCAGTAGGGAGTTCAGCTTGAAGAGGATGCCGTCCCGAAAACAGACAGGGGTCTTCGGAGTCAAGATTGCAGTGGTCACCAAGTGAGTGCAGAGGGACTTGGGCTCACGCACTGAGGGTGCCTGTCCCTTCAgctgtttctgcagaaaagagCATGTGTGGGTCTCTCCTCTCTGTGCGTGGCCGCTGCACGGTGAGGTCAGGCCCCAGAGAACACTTGGTATGTTCAGCTACCTCCTGTGTTTCCTCCAAACCAGCTCAGGAATGTCTTTGCTGCCTTGCTTGGAAGCAGTAGGCTGGCTCCAGGAACTGCCCAAATGCAGGGTTTTCTGCCCTTGCTTGGAATTTGTGACGGTCCCAGGTTCCTGTTGAATGGTTGTAACTAACCCCTGCCCTTTTGTCAGGAGTCAGTTGCCAAGAGAAGcctgtttgttgttttgagagcAGTTCTTGCAGACACAGATCACTTCCTTAGAGAATTCATTTGCTTCCCCAGGATGGAATCTGGCTGGGCCCCGGACCTTGCTGGTCACGTGGGCCAGGGCCTCCATCAGTCATACCCTGGACTCCTTTCTGTGTCTAAacaccactccccacccccaactgcaTGGCAGCCACTTGGTAGCACTCTGGGAGGGCTCTGGGCATGAGCATCGAGGACTCCATCAGCAGCCCCTCCAAATAACCACGGCTAATGAGGGTGGCTTGAGAAGCTGCTTTGATGTGCTGCTAAATCCAGTTGCAAAACAGAACTAAAGGCCTCTGCACAGCACTGTGTTCTGACTTTGAAGTATTCTTACTCTAGTGTCCTgtgtggaggtattggaattgtTCATTGCTAAGACTCAGAGGAGAAATGCACTTAGCATCGCAGGACTTGGGGCACTGGTGCTGAGGCAACCCTTTATTCGTGGGATGTTTATTTAGGCCTGGGCCCGGGGCAGGGGTCAGGGGATTCTCCTCTCACACACCACGTGGATGGCAGCACCAACACCGGGCCTGATCTCCCAGCTGGGAGCACAGGTTGCTAACCCCAGATCTGGAATCTTTCAGATGCCCTTGCTGTGCTGACTTGACTTAGGCCTCCTGACCATCCCACAAAGATCATGTGTGACTTGCAGAGGGTCTGGCTGCTTCAGCCTCTTAGAAAAGTCCTGAGAAAGTACTTGCAATGAGGACCGAGCTTGCAGAGGGAGGACAGGCATGCACAAGGCTCTGTGTGCAGCCCCAGACCTGGGCACCTTCGTCACCGTCCTCACCCCACCTCCGGGTGTACAGATAGGGGGCAGGTCTCCTGTGCTGTGGCCCAAGCAGGGCTGTCAGGACACTGAGAACATTCTCTCCTCCTGCAGGAGAGAGAGGTCCAAGGTGCCCTACATCGTGTGCCAGTGTGTGGAGGAGATCGAGCGCCGCGGCACGGAGGAGGTGGGCATCTATCGTGTATCCAGAGTGGCCACGGACATCCAGGCACTGAAGGCAGCTTTCGACGTCAGTGAGTGTCGGCCTCCGCAGGATGGGATGGAGGTGTGGGCGGCGGTGTCCACGATGAGATCTCAGAGCGCTCCATGGCCAGGGCATGTCACatccttctctgtgtcttttcttcatttactgttttattatttttaagaaagagaagacaagagTTGTAGAAGGAGCTTCTGTAGAGGCCAGATTTTAAACCATCCTAGCTACAGGTGCTGCTTGCTGGGGTGCACCAGGGGCTTCCTCAGGGCCTTGGCCTTCCTGCCTTGGGGGTGGACAGGAGGTGGAAGCCCAGGACTCAGTGCAGTCTGTCCACTGCCCTGCTTGAGGATGCGGAGGGCAGAAGGCACTGATGGGACCCAGCTCAGACCGGGGCTTTaacatctctgcctccatctcaccAACCCTCAGAGGCTGTGAAAGACCTGGAGCTGCCCCAAATGCCAGGGGAGGGCACTGAGACCCCAGAGGGTCCTTGCCCAGCATCTTCAAAGCAACAGGATTTTGTGCCTGCAGACTCTTCTTTGGGGCACACACCACCCACCCTGACCAGGATCCCTAGAATGCCCAGCATCCCTGGGAGGGCTCTGTGGTAGTTTCAGCTCCCTCTGGGGGCCCAGAATGGACCTGGCCTGTGGTGAGGATGTAAACACCAGTGGCCAATTGGGTCCAAAGGAAGACACAGGTTCAAACACTGAAACCAATCAGATTCTCCCATGGCCTTCCTGCTATCAGAAGGCACTGGTGCAGGGGTGGTTGCTATGTACAGGGCAGAGCCACCCATTCCCCACGCAGGCACTGTGtcctgccacactggcctcctcctGGCCATCACATGGGGCCAAGCaggggagaggaatgggaatGCCCACGCACCCCCATCAACTCTGCAGACACAGAACCATGCACAGCTCTTGGGAGGAGTCAGATGAGCTGCTCAAAGCCCGGGAGGGTCCCGCACTATGGTCAGTGTGGCAGGGACGGTGCTTTAGCCAAGGCAGGGATGGCGGGTGACTCACTCGGGATCCTCAAGGAGGCCGCGTCATTTCCATGCTCTTTCCAGATAACAAGGATGTGTCGGTGATGACAAGCGAGATGGATGTGAACGCCATCACAGGCACGCCGAAGCTGTACTTCCGTGAGCTGCTGGAGCCCCTCTTCACTGACGAGTTCTACCCCAACTTTGCGGAGGGCATCGGTGAGCACTGGAGGCCTTGGCCTCATGGGAGACGTCTCCTCCACGTGCACTGCTGCCCTTGGAGGCTGTGAAAAGTGAGGTGTGAGAACCCGAGCTGTGCCCCCTCTGCCATGGTCGGCATTTTAACCCAACCTCAGAAAGCAGGGGACCAGAACAGAGCCTGTCCTGGAAGCCCTCGCCCATCCCCAGAGGGCTCCCGGTCCTTATTCCTCAAGGAGACCAAGAGGCTGAAATAGTCAGCACTGCCATGCTGTGGGGTCCTAAAGTCTGCTGTCCTTTCTGCAGACCAGGGCTGAAGGAGGGTGCCCAGGTGCTCTAGCCACGGGTCCTGGCCCAGTCGAACATGGGTTCGAACATGGCCTGACCCTTAGTCAACCTGGAGGCTGATGTCTAGAGTGGGCGCTGGCACGTGCAGCACCTGTAGCCTCCGCATCACCCTTAGGGCAGGTCTGCCTCTCACGCCCATGCACAGAGGACCTGCTCTCCCAGCCTCCAGGTGCCCCTGTGGTGTCCAGGACGACAAGGGGGTCTCTGCGTACTTGGTGGGGCTGGGGCCTCCCACTTCCCACCTCCTTGTGTCCCTCACTCCCCTGTTTCATTCCACGCCGAGCCTCCCCTGCCTTGGGCTCttctggggagggggtggtggcaggAGTTGT from Nomascus leucogenys isolate Asia chromosome 7b, Asia_NLE_v1, whole genome shotgun sequence encodes:
- the LOC115835990 gene encoding breakpoint cluster region protein-like, whose translation is MRCRAIEVKPLVKFTSREFSLKRMPSRKQTGVFGVKIAVVTKRERSKVPYIVCQCVEEIERRGTEEVGIYRVSRVATDIQALKAAFDVNNKDVSVMTSEMDVNAITGTPKLYFRELLEPLFTDEFYPNFAEGIALSDPVAKESCMLNLLLSLPEANLLPFLFLLDHLKRVAEKEAVNKMSLCNLAMIFGPTLLRPSEKESKLPANPSQPITMTDSWSLEVMSQVQVLLYFLQLESIPAPDSKRQSILFSTEV